A single Vigna radiata var. radiata cultivar VC1973A chromosome 8, Vradiata_ver6, whole genome shotgun sequence DNA region contains:
- the LOC106770763 gene encoding protein CHUP1, chloroplastic isoform X3 has product MIVRLGVIVAASIAALTVKQLNVNNSRSEHGEARFRKSQQDEGTEQEQVTYSTDGLTTKVRQEEEQKEVMLINSVTNRTDDFEDDIPPELESLLSGEIDFPSLADRTDEEKKDKVYETDMANKASELERLRNLVKELEEREVKLEGELLEYYGLKEQEADFVELQRQLNIKTVEIDMLKMTINSLHEERKKLQEELTHGASTKRELEAARSKIKELRRQIQIEANQAKTQLLLLKQKVSSLVMKEEEAVKKDAEIGKKLKALNDLEVEIVELKRENKELQHEKRELTVKLNAADSRITELSNENEMVSKAKEEVSSLRHMNEDLLKQVEGLQINRFSEVEELVYLRWVNACLRYELKNYQAPPGKLSTRDLNTSLSPKSQEKAKQLLLEYAGSEHGQGDTDLDSYFSHTTSPGSEDFDNASSIDSFMSKHSSVSKKTSLIQKLKKWGKSKDDSSALSSPARYLSGGSPSRMNMSSRPRDSLESLMQRNASDSVAITTFGQNDQEPSNSPETLALPSIKRVSSCESLNSVASSFQLMSKTVVGDLDGKYPAYKDRHKLASEREKQIKEKAEKARVQKFGDNSNLNMSKAEREKTMSLSSKLTQLKEKTHVCGSSNYHPDYAKNVDSQTISKMNFVHIEKRAPRVPQPPPKPFDGAPVCTNSNSSNVVSCPPSVPLPPPPPPAPPGGPLPTPLGNPSRGTLACDKVQRFPELVEFYQTLMKREEKNETSSLFSSTTNASDAMSTMIGEIENRSSFLLAVKADVETQGDFVLSLANEVRAASFHKIEDLVAFVNWLDGELSFLVDERTVLKHFDWPEGKTDVLREAAFEYLDLMKLEKQVSTFTDDPKHPCEVALQKMYSLLEKVEQSVYAILRTRDMAISRYKEFGIPVTWLLDTGVMGKIKLSSVQLANKYMKRVASELDILSGPNEEPNREFLILQGVRFAFRVHQEVLIPRA; this is encoded by the exons ATGATAGTCAGGTTAGGGGTGATAGTTGCTGCTTCCATTGCAGCGCTCACAGTTAAGCAGCTGAATGTGAATAACTCAAGATCAG AACATGGTGAAGCGAGGTTTAGAAAAAGTCAACAAGATGAGGGTACAGAACAGGAGCAGGTCACTTATTCTACCGATGGTCTCACCACGAAGGTC AGGCAAGAAGAGGAGCAAAAGGAGGTTATGTTAATTAACAGCGTAACCAATCGAACCGATGACTTTGAAGATGATATTCCTCCTGAACTTGAAAGCCTTCTATCTGGAGAGATTGATTTTCCATCACTTGCTGATAGGACTGATGAGGAGAAGAAAGACAAAGTTTATGAAACTGATATGGCTAACAAGGCCAGTGAATTAGAACGGTTGAGGAATCTAGTGAAGGAATTGGAGGAGAGGGAAGTGAAACTTGAAGGTGAATTGCTTGAGTACTATGGTTTGAAGGAGCAGGAAGCAGACTTTGTGGAGTTGCAAAGGCAGTTGAATATTAAGACTGTAGAAATAGATATGCTTAAAATGACCATTAATTCCTTGCATGAAGAGAGGAAGAAGCTTCAAGAAGAGCTCACACATGGAGCTTCTACCAAAAGAGAACTTGAGGCAGCAAGAAGCAAAATCAAGGAACTGCGGAGGCAGATACAGATTGAGGCTAACCAAGCAAAAACCCAGCTGTTGTTGCTTAAACAAAAAGTTTCTAGTCTAGTGATGAAGGAAGAAGAGGCTGTCAAGAAAGATGCtgaaattggaaagaaattgaaagcTCTGAATGACTTGGAGGTTGAAATTGTGGAGcttaagagagaaaataaagaacTTCAACATGAGAAGCGAGAATTAACTGTTAAACTCAATGCTGCAGATTCTAGAATTACAGAACTCTCCAATGAG AATGAAATGGTTTCCAAGGCAAAAGAGGAGGTAAGTAGCCTGAGGCATATGAATGAAGACTTGCTAAAGCAAGTAGAAGGACTCCAGATTAATAGGTTCAGTGAAGTTGAAGAGCTTGTATATCTTCGTTGGGTAAATGCATGCTTAAGGTATGAGCTGAAGAATTACCAGGCACCTCCTGGAAAATTATCAACCCGTGATCTAAACACAAGTCTCAGCCCAAAATCACAAGAGAAGGCTAAGCAGTTACTGTTAGAATATGCGGGATCAGAGCATGGACAAGGGGATACAGATCTTGATAGCTACTTCTCTCATACCACTTCACCAGGCAGTGAAGATTTTGACAATGCTTCTTCCATTGATAGTTTTATGAGTAAACATAGTAGTGTTAGCAAGAAAACTAGTTTAATCCAAAAGTTGAAGAAATGGGGCAAAAGCAAAGATGATTCAAGTGCTCTTTCATCACCAGCCAGATATCTTTCAGGTGGCTCTCCTAGCAGGATGAATATGAGTAGTAGACCTAGGGATTCCCTGGAATCGTTGATGCAAAGGAATGCTAGTGATTCTGTAGCCATCACAACCTTTGGACAGAATGATCAGGAACCTTCTAATTCTCCTGAAACACTAGCTCTTCCTAGCATAAAAAGAGTTTCATCCTGTGAATCCTTAAATTCTGTTGCATCTTCATTCCAATTGATGTCTAAGACAGTGGTTGGGGATCTGGATGGAAAATATCCTGCATATAAAGACCGCCATAAATTGGCCTCAGAAAGGGAAAAACAAATTAAGGAAAAGGCTGAGAAAGCAAGAGTACAAAAGTTTGGTGacaattcaaatttgaatatgTCCAAGGCTGAAAGAGAGAAGACAATGTCTTTGTCATCAAAACTCACTCAATTAAAGGAGAAGACACATGTGTGTGGTAGTTCAAATTATCATCCTGACTACGCTAAGAATGTTGATAGTCAAACCATTAGCAAGATGAACTTTGTCCACATTGAGAAAAGGGCACCTAGGGTGCCTCAGCCACCTCCTAAACCATTTGATGGTGCTCCCGTTTGTACAAATTCAAATTCTTCAAATGTAGTATCATGCCCTCCATCTGTGCCTCTTCCTCCTCCACCCCCACCAGCACCACCAGGTGGACCACTTCCCACTCCGCTAGGAAACCCATCAAGAGGAACATTAGCTTGTGATAAAGTTCAACGTTTTCCTGAGCTAGTTGAATTTTATCAGACACTGATGAAAcgagaagaaaagaatgaaacttcatcattattttcttctacaACTAATGCATCTGATGCTATGAGCACCATGATTGGGGAGATTGAGAACAGATCATCATTCCTCTTAGCT GTGAAAGCCGATGTGGAAACCCAGGGTGACTTTGTCTTGTCCTTGGCAAATGAAGTTCGAGCAGCCTCCTTCCATAAGATTGAAGATCTGGTCGCTTTTGTGAATTGGTTAGATGGGGAGCTTTCCTTCTTG GTCGATGAACGAACTGTTCTCAAGCATTTTGATTGGCCTGAAGGGAAAACTGATGTGCTGAGGGAGGCAGCTTTTGAATATCTGGATCTGATGAAATTGGAAAAGCAAGTCTCCACCTTCACCGATGATCCCAAACACCCATGTGAAGTTGCTTTGCAGAAAATGTACTCATTGCTTGAAAA AGTGGAGCAAAGCGTATATGCAATCTTACGGACAAGAGATATGGCCATTTCGCGGTACAAAGAGTTTGGAATACCAGTAACTTGGCTATTAGATACGGGAGTTATGGGAAAG
- the LOC106770763 gene encoding protein CHUP1, chloroplastic isoform X1 produces MIVRLGVIVAASIAALTVKQLNVNNSRSEHGEARFRKSQQDEGTEQEQVTYSTDGLTTKVRQEEEQKEVMLINSVTNRTDDFEDDIPPELESLLSGEIDFPSLADRTDEEKKDKVYETDMANKASELERLRNLVKELEEREVKLEGELLEYYGLKEQEADFVELQRQLNIKTVEIDMLKMTINSLHEERKKLQEELTHGASTKRELEAARSKIKELRRQIQIEANQAKTQLLLLKQKVSSLVMKEEEAVKKDAEIGKKLKALNDLEVEIVELKRENKELQHEKRELTVKLNAADSRITELSNENEMVSKAKEEVSSLRHMNEDLLKQVEGLQINRFSEVEELVYLRWVNACLRYELKNYQAPPGKLSTRDLNTSLSPKSQEKAKQLLLEYAGSEHGQGDTDLDSYFSHTTSPGSEDFDNASSIDSFMSKHSSVSKKTSLIQKLKKWGKSKDDSSALSSPARYLSGGSPSRMNMSSRPRDSLESLMQRNASDSVAITTFGQNDQEPSNSPETLALPSIKRVSSCESLNSVASSFQLMSKTVVGDLDGKYPAYKDRHKLASEREKQIKEKAEKARVQKFGDNSNLNMSKAEREKTMSLSSKLTQLKEKTHVCGSSNYHPDYAKNVDSQTISKMNFVHIEKRAPRVPQPPPKPFDGAPVCTNSNSSNVVSCPPSVPLPPPPPPAPPGGPLPTPLGNPSRGTLACDKVQRFPELVEFYQTLMKREEKNETSSLFSSTTNASDAMSTMIGEIENRSSFLLAVKADVETQGDFVLSLANEVRAASFHKIEDLVAFVNWLDGELSFLVDERTVLKHFDWPEGKTDVLREAAFEYLDLMKLEKQVSTFTDDPKHPCEVALQKMYSLLEKVEQSVYAILRTRDMAISRYKEFGIPVTWLLDTGVMGKIKLSSVQLANKYMKRVASELDILSGPNEEPNREFLILQGVRFAFRVHQFAGGFDTESMKVFEELRSRIHAPTGEDSSNQKHR; encoded by the exons ATGATAGTCAGGTTAGGGGTGATAGTTGCTGCTTCCATTGCAGCGCTCACAGTTAAGCAGCTGAATGTGAATAACTCAAGATCAG AACATGGTGAAGCGAGGTTTAGAAAAAGTCAACAAGATGAGGGTACAGAACAGGAGCAGGTCACTTATTCTACCGATGGTCTCACCACGAAGGTC AGGCAAGAAGAGGAGCAAAAGGAGGTTATGTTAATTAACAGCGTAACCAATCGAACCGATGACTTTGAAGATGATATTCCTCCTGAACTTGAAAGCCTTCTATCTGGAGAGATTGATTTTCCATCACTTGCTGATAGGACTGATGAGGAGAAGAAAGACAAAGTTTATGAAACTGATATGGCTAACAAGGCCAGTGAATTAGAACGGTTGAGGAATCTAGTGAAGGAATTGGAGGAGAGGGAAGTGAAACTTGAAGGTGAATTGCTTGAGTACTATGGTTTGAAGGAGCAGGAAGCAGACTTTGTGGAGTTGCAAAGGCAGTTGAATATTAAGACTGTAGAAATAGATATGCTTAAAATGACCATTAATTCCTTGCATGAAGAGAGGAAGAAGCTTCAAGAAGAGCTCACACATGGAGCTTCTACCAAAAGAGAACTTGAGGCAGCAAGAAGCAAAATCAAGGAACTGCGGAGGCAGATACAGATTGAGGCTAACCAAGCAAAAACCCAGCTGTTGTTGCTTAAACAAAAAGTTTCTAGTCTAGTGATGAAGGAAGAAGAGGCTGTCAAGAAAGATGCtgaaattggaaagaaattgaaagcTCTGAATGACTTGGAGGTTGAAATTGTGGAGcttaagagagaaaataaagaacTTCAACATGAGAAGCGAGAATTAACTGTTAAACTCAATGCTGCAGATTCTAGAATTACAGAACTCTCCAATGAG AATGAAATGGTTTCCAAGGCAAAAGAGGAGGTAAGTAGCCTGAGGCATATGAATGAAGACTTGCTAAAGCAAGTAGAAGGACTCCAGATTAATAGGTTCAGTGAAGTTGAAGAGCTTGTATATCTTCGTTGGGTAAATGCATGCTTAAGGTATGAGCTGAAGAATTACCAGGCACCTCCTGGAAAATTATCAACCCGTGATCTAAACACAAGTCTCAGCCCAAAATCACAAGAGAAGGCTAAGCAGTTACTGTTAGAATATGCGGGATCAGAGCATGGACAAGGGGATACAGATCTTGATAGCTACTTCTCTCATACCACTTCACCAGGCAGTGAAGATTTTGACAATGCTTCTTCCATTGATAGTTTTATGAGTAAACATAGTAGTGTTAGCAAGAAAACTAGTTTAATCCAAAAGTTGAAGAAATGGGGCAAAAGCAAAGATGATTCAAGTGCTCTTTCATCACCAGCCAGATATCTTTCAGGTGGCTCTCCTAGCAGGATGAATATGAGTAGTAGACCTAGGGATTCCCTGGAATCGTTGATGCAAAGGAATGCTAGTGATTCTGTAGCCATCACAACCTTTGGACAGAATGATCAGGAACCTTCTAATTCTCCTGAAACACTAGCTCTTCCTAGCATAAAAAGAGTTTCATCCTGTGAATCCTTAAATTCTGTTGCATCTTCATTCCAATTGATGTCTAAGACAGTGGTTGGGGATCTGGATGGAAAATATCCTGCATATAAAGACCGCCATAAATTGGCCTCAGAAAGGGAAAAACAAATTAAGGAAAAGGCTGAGAAAGCAAGAGTACAAAAGTTTGGTGacaattcaaatttgaatatgTCCAAGGCTGAAAGAGAGAAGACAATGTCTTTGTCATCAAAACTCACTCAATTAAAGGAGAAGACACATGTGTGTGGTAGTTCAAATTATCATCCTGACTACGCTAAGAATGTTGATAGTCAAACCATTAGCAAGATGAACTTTGTCCACATTGAGAAAAGGGCACCTAGGGTGCCTCAGCCACCTCCTAAACCATTTGATGGTGCTCCCGTTTGTACAAATTCAAATTCTTCAAATGTAGTATCATGCCCTCCATCTGTGCCTCTTCCTCCTCCACCCCCACCAGCACCACCAGGTGGACCACTTCCCACTCCGCTAGGAAACCCATCAAGAGGAACATTAGCTTGTGATAAAGTTCAACGTTTTCCTGAGCTAGTTGAATTTTATCAGACACTGATGAAAcgagaagaaaagaatgaaacttcatcattattttcttctacaACTAATGCATCTGATGCTATGAGCACCATGATTGGGGAGATTGAGAACAGATCATCATTCCTCTTAGCT GTGAAAGCCGATGTGGAAACCCAGGGTGACTTTGTCTTGTCCTTGGCAAATGAAGTTCGAGCAGCCTCCTTCCATAAGATTGAAGATCTGGTCGCTTTTGTGAATTGGTTAGATGGGGAGCTTTCCTTCTTG GTCGATGAACGAACTGTTCTCAAGCATTTTGATTGGCCTGAAGGGAAAACTGATGTGCTGAGGGAGGCAGCTTTTGAATATCTGGATCTGATGAAATTGGAAAAGCAAGTCTCCACCTTCACCGATGATCCCAAACACCCATGTGAAGTTGCTTTGCAGAAAATGTACTCATTGCTTGAAAA AGTGGAGCAAAGCGTATATGCAATCTTACGGACAAGAGATATGGCCATTTCGCGGTACAAAGAGTTTGGAATACCAGTAACTTGGCTATTAGATACGGGAGTTATGGGAAAG
- the LOC106770763 gene encoding protein CHUP1, chloroplastic isoform X2 gives MIVRLGVIVAASIAALTVKQLNVNNSRSEHGEARFRKSQQDEGTEQEQVTYSTDGLTTKRQEEEQKEVMLINSVTNRTDDFEDDIPPELESLLSGEIDFPSLADRTDEEKKDKVYETDMANKASELERLRNLVKELEEREVKLEGELLEYYGLKEQEADFVELQRQLNIKTVEIDMLKMTINSLHEERKKLQEELTHGASTKRELEAARSKIKELRRQIQIEANQAKTQLLLLKQKVSSLVMKEEEAVKKDAEIGKKLKALNDLEVEIVELKRENKELQHEKRELTVKLNAADSRITELSNENEMVSKAKEEVSSLRHMNEDLLKQVEGLQINRFSEVEELVYLRWVNACLRYELKNYQAPPGKLSTRDLNTSLSPKSQEKAKQLLLEYAGSEHGQGDTDLDSYFSHTTSPGSEDFDNASSIDSFMSKHSSVSKKTSLIQKLKKWGKSKDDSSALSSPARYLSGGSPSRMNMSSRPRDSLESLMQRNASDSVAITTFGQNDQEPSNSPETLALPSIKRVSSCESLNSVASSFQLMSKTVVGDLDGKYPAYKDRHKLASEREKQIKEKAEKARVQKFGDNSNLNMSKAEREKTMSLSSKLTQLKEKTHVCGSSNYHPDYAKNVDSQTISKMNFVHIEKRAPRVPQPPPKPFDGAPVCTNSNSSNVVSCPPSVPLPPPPPPAPPGGPLPTPLGNPSRGTLACDKVQRFPELVEFYQTLMKREEKNETSSLFSSTTNASDAMSTMIGEIENRSSFLLAVKADVETQGDFVLSLANEVRAASFHKIEDLVAFVNWLDGELSFLVDERTVLKHFDWPEGKTDVLREAAFEYLDLMKLEKQVSTFTDDPKHPCEVALQKMYSLLEKVEQSVYAILRTRDMAISRYKEFGIPVTWLLDTGVMGKIKLSSVQLANKYMKRVASELDILSGPNEEPNREFLILQGVRFAFRVHQFAGGFDTESMKVFEELRSRIHAPTGEDSSNQKHR, from the exons ATGATAGTCAGGTTAGGGGTGATAGTTGCTGCTTCCATTGCAGCGCTCACAGTTAAGCAGCTGAATGTGAATAACTCAAGATCAG AACATGGTGAAGCGAGGTTTAGAAAAAGTCAACAAGATGAGGGTACAGAACAGGAGCAGGTCACTTATTCTACCGATGGTCTCACCACGAAG AGGCAAGAAGAGGAGCAAAAGGAGGTTATGTTAATTAACAGCGTAACCAATCGAACCGATGACTTTGAAGATGATATTCCTCCTGAACTTGAAAGCCTTCTATCTGGAGAGATTGATTTTCCATCACTTGCTGATAGGACTGATGAGGAGAAGAAAGACAAAGTTTATGAAACTGATATGGCTAACAAGGCCAGTGAATTAGAACGGTTGAGGAATCTAGTGAAGGAATTGGAGGAGAGGGAAGTGAAACTTGAAGGTGAATTGCTTGAGTACTATGGTTTGAAGGAGCAGGAAGCAGACTTTGTGGAGTTGCAAAGGCAGTTGAATATTAAGACTGTAGAAATAGATATGCTTAAAATGACCATTAATTCCTTGCATGAAGAGAGGAAGAAGCTTCAAGAAGAGCTCACACATGGAGCTTCTACCAAAAGAGAACTTGAGGCAGCAAGAAGCAAAATCAAGGAACTGCGGAGGCAGATACAGATTGAGGCTAACCAAGCAAAAACCCAGCTGTTGTTGCTTAAACAAAAAGTTTCTAGTCTAGTGATGAAGGAAGAAGAGGCTGTCAAGAAAGATGCtgaaattggaaagaaattgaaagcTCTGAATGACTTGGAGGTTGAAATTGTGGAGcttaagagagaaaataaagaacTTCAACATGAGAAGCGAGAATTAACTGTTAAACTCAATGCTGCAGATTCTAGAATTACAGAACTCTCCAATGAG AATGAAATGGTTTCCAAGGCAAAAGAGGAGGTAAGTAGCCTGAGGCATATGAATGAAGACTTGCTAAAGCAAGTAGAAGGACTCCAGATTAATAGGTTCAGTGAAGTTGAAGAGCTTGTATATCTTCGTTGGGTAAATGCATGCTTAAGGTATGAGCTGAAGAATTACCAGGCACCTCCTGGAAAATTATCAACCCGTGATCTAAACACAAGTCTCAGCCCAAAATCACAAGAGAAGGCTAAGCAGTTACTGTTAGAATATGCGGGATCAGAGCATGGACAAGGGGATACAGATCTTGATAGCTACTTCTCTCATACCACTTCACCAGGCAGTGAAGATTTTGACAATGCTTCTTCCATTGATAGTTTTATGAGTAAACATAGTAGTGTTAGCAAGAAAACTAGTTTAATCCAAAAGTTGAAGAAATGGGGCAAAAGCAAAGATGATTCAAGTGCTCTTTCATCACCAGCCAGATATCTTTCAGGTGGCTCTCCTAGCAGGATGAATATGAGTAGTAGACCTAGGGATTCCCTGGAATCGTTGATGCAAAGGAATGCTAGTGATTCTGTAGCCATCACAACCTTTGGACAGAATGATCAGGAACCTTCTAATTCTCCTGAAACACTAGCTCTTCCTAGCATAAAAAGAGTTTCATCCTGTGAATCCTTAAATTCTGTTGCATCTTCATTCCAATTGATGTCTAAGACAGTGGTTGGGGATCTGGATGGAAAATATCCTGCATATAAAGACCGCCATAAATTGGCCTCAGAAAGGGAAAAACAAATTAAGGAAAAGGCTGAGAAAGCAAGAGTACAAAAGTTTGGTGacaattcaaatttgaatatgTCCAAGGCTGAAAGAGAGAAGACAATGTCTTTGTCATCAAAACTCACTCAATTAAAGGAGAAGACACATGTGTGTGGTAGTTCAAATTATCATCCTGACTACGCTAAGAATGTTGATAGTCAAACCATTAGCAAGATGAACTTTGTCCACATTGAGAAAAGGGCACCTAGGGTGCCTCAGCCACCTCCTAAACCATTTGATGGTGCTCCCGTTTGTACAAATTCAAATTCTTCAAATGTAGTATCATGCCCTCCATCTGTGCCTCTTCCTCCTCCACCCCCACCAGCACCACCAGGTGGACCACTTCCCACTCCGCTAGGAAACCCATCAAGAGGAACATTAGCTTGTGATAAAGTTCAACGTTTTCCTGAGCTAGTTGAATTTTATCAGACACTGATGAAAcgagaagaaaagaatgaaacttcatcattattttcttctacaACTAATGCATCTGATGCTATGAGCACCATGATTGGGGAGATTGAGAACAGATCATCATTCCTCTTAGCT GTGAAAGCCGATGTGGAAACCCAGGGTGACTTTGTCTTGTCCTTGGCAAATGAAGTTCGAGCAGCCTCCTTCCATAAGATTGAAGATCTGGTCGCTTTTGTGAATTGGTTAGATGGGGAGCTTTCCTTCTTG GTCGATGAACGAACTGTTCTCAAGCATTTTGATTGGCCTGAAGGGAAAACTGATGTGCTGAGGGAGGCAGCTTTTGAATATCTGGATCTGATGAAATTGGAAAAGCAAGTCTCCACCTTCACCGATGATCCCAAACACCCATGTGAAGTTGCTTTGCAGAAAATGTACTCATTGCTTGAAAA AGTGGAGCAAAGCGTATATGCAATCTTACGGACAAGAGATATGGCCATTTCGCGGTACAAAGAGTTTGGAATACCAGTAACTTGGCTATTAGATACGGGAGTTATGGGAAAG